A single window of Cloacibacillus sp. DNA harbors:
- a CDS encoding DUF308 domain-containing protein, with protein sequence MLFTKKFSTETLKKSKKRFYWVGGIMFVIGTLSLAMPLLASFAVETLCGFLLLAVAAGNAFGAWSAVRGGGSPWQQAFMAVISFAASVIFLTHPLAGIMTLSLMLSAYFVLDGIAKIAEYVRLRPINGSLWILVSGILSIVLAVMMWRNFFTGASMIGIILGINFIFSGVSLIVLGRGCSEAAKKL encoded by the coding sequence ATGTTATTTACGAAAAAGTTTAGCACGGAAACGCTGAAGAAGAGTAAAAAACGTTTTTACTGGGTTGGCGGGATAATGTTCGTCATAGGCACGCTCTCGCTTGCGATGCCCCTTCTTGCCTCTTTTGCCGTTGAGACGCTCTGCGGTTTTCTGCTGCTGGCTGTGGCGGCCGGCAACGCCTTCGGCGCATGGTCCGCTGTGCGCGGCGGCGGCAGCCCGTGGCAGCAAGCTTTCATGGCGGTCATATCATTTGCGGCAAGCGTCATATTCCTGACGCACCCGCTCGCCGGCATAATGACTTTGAGCCTTATGCTCTCCGCCTATTTCGTGCTTGACGGCATAGCGAAGATCGCCGAATATGTGCGGCTTCGCCCCATCAACGGTTCACTGTGGATACTTGTCTCCGGGATTTTGAGCATCGTGCTGGCCGTCATGATGTGGCGCAATTTCTTTACGGGAGCCTCTATGATAGGGATAATCCTTGGCATCAATTTCATATTCAGCGGCGTCAGCCTGATAGTTCTTGGACGCGGATGCTCTGAGGCGGCAAAGAAACTGTAG
- the trpB gene encoding tryptophan synthase subunit beta yields the protein MKQTNDMTAGFPNGAYYGGFGGSYVPEQLTPILEEMAKEYAECKADPEFKKEYLRLLKEYVGRPSALTECKNITAKNGGARIFLKREDLNHTGAHKINNCIGQILLAKRMGKTKVIAETGAGMHGVAAATVAALMGMECDIYMGAVDVERQAPNVLRMRALGATVVSVQEGQRTLKEAVDAALGALCADTSVFYLLGSAVGPYPYPEMVQDFQRIIGDEARAQILEREGRLPDAVVACVGGGSNAIGAFTAFIKDEEVRLVGVEPSGRGLTYGNHAASLTMGKPGVLHGFKSYVLTDDAGEPAEVYSISAGLDYPSVGPAHAALKESGRAEYICASDDDALAAFRLLCRTEGIIPALESSHALAGALRLAKEMNKDDIVLVNLSGRGDKDMETIEKLGIIK from the coding sequence ATGAAACAGACAAACGACATGACGGCGGGTTTTCCAAACGGCGCGTATTACGGCGGCTTCGGAGGCTCCTATGTGCCAGAACAGCTGACGCCGATACTTGAAGAGATGGCAAAGGAATACGCCGAATGCAAGGCCGACCCGGAATTTAAAAAGGAATATCTGCGGCTGCTCAAAGAATATGTGGGACGCCCCTCCGCTCTTACGGAATGCAAAAACATCACAGCGAAAAACGGCGGCGCGCGCATCTTCCTGAAACGCGAAGATCTGAACCACACAGGAGCGCATAAAATAAACAACTGCATCGGACAGATACTTCTTGCAAAGAGAATGGGCAAGACAAAGGTCATCGCCGAGACGGGCGCCGGAATGCACGGAGTGGCGGCGGCCACGGTAGCGGCGCTCATGGGCATGGAGTGCGACATATACATGGGCGCGGTGGACGTGGAGCGTCAGGCGCCGAACGTGCTGCGCATGAGGGCGCTTGGCGCTACGGTCGTCTCCGTGCAGGAGGGGCAGAGGACTCTCAAAGAGGCCGTTGACGCGGCGCTTGGCGCGCTCTGCGCTGACACCTCAGTCTTTTACCTTCTGGGTTCCGCGGTCGGGCCCTATCCCTATCCCGAAATGGTGCAGGATTTCCAGCGCATCATAGGGGACGAGGCGCGCGCGCAGATACTAGAACGCGAAGGCCGTCTGCCCGACGCGGTAGTCGCCTGCGTCGGAGGCGGCAGCAACGCGATAGGCGCCTTCACCGCCTTCATAAAAGACGAAGAGGTGCGCCTCGTCGGGGTCGAGCCTTCCGGGCGCGGCCTCACCTATGGCAACCACGCGGCCAGCCTCACGATGGGCAAGCCGGGCGTGCTGCATGGGTTCAAAAGCTACGTGCTCACCGACGACGCGGGAGAGCCGGCTGAGGTCTATTCCATCTCGGCCGGGCTTGATTATCCCTCTGTTGGCCCCGCGCATGCGGCGCTTAAAGAAAGCGGACGCGCGGAATACATCTGCGCCTCAGACGACGACGCGCTTGCCGCCTTCCGCCTCCTCTGCCGCACGGAAGGCATAATCCCTGCGCTTGAAAGCTCGCACGCTCTGGCCGGCGCTCTGCGCCTTGCAAAAGAGATGAACAAAGATGATATCGTGCTGGTCAACCTCTCTGGCCGAGGCGACAAAGATATGGAGACCATCGAAAAACTTGGAATAATAAAATGA
- the rlmB gene encoding 23S rRNA (guanosine(2251)-2'-O)-methyltransferase RlmB — MAMPREKDKRDTRDYSRGQRDNRNRRAPETEGDRAPSEDICWGRNPVIALLEENPERCMKVLLAKNVQPHIWAKISELCRAAGIVFQNVETVALDRLTNGENHQGVAAYTAQMKVWETDEFIAELPAAPAPVLLLLCDHLQDPHNLGAVIRSAEAAGASAVMIPKRGGCLPTGTVVKTSAGAALRLPLVKTGNVSQTIASLQEAGFWVTGLAMEGRETLFKEDLPPRSVIVVGAEGEGLGTAVTKACDDIRFIPMREGGAGSLNASVAASLAMFEWARSKR, encoded by the coding sequence ATGGCGATGCCAAGAGAGAAAGATAAAAGAGATACAAGAGATTATTCAAGAGGCCAAAGAGACAACAGAAACAGACGCGCGCCGGAGACGGAAGGCGATAGGGCACCGTCGGAGGACATCTGCTGGGGGAGAAACCCCGTCATCGCGCTTTTGGAGGAAAACCCGGAGCGCTGCATGAAGGTGCTGCTTGCAAAAAACGTCCAGCCTCACATCTGGGCAAAAATATCGGAGCTTTGCCGCGCGGCGGGCATAGTCTTCCAAAACGTTGAGACTGTGGCGCTCGACCGCCTCACAAACGGAGAAAACCATCAGGGCGTAGCCGCCTACACCGCGCAGATGAAGGTCTGGGAGACGGATGAATTTATCGCGGAGCTTCCGGCGGCTCCCGCCCCCGTGCTCCTTTTGCTCTGCGACCATTTGCAGGACCCGCATAATCTGGGCGCCGTCATAAGAAGCGCCGAAGCAGCCGGCGCGTCGGCCGTCATGATACCAAAACGCGGCGGATGCCTGCCCACCGGCACGGTCGTAAAAACAAGCGCGGGCGCGGCGCTGAGGCTGCCGCTGGTGAAGACCGGCAACGTCTCGCAGACGATAGCCTCTTTGCAGGAGGCCGGCTTCTGGGTGACGGGGCTTGCCATGGAGGGGCGCGAAACGCTCTTCAAAGAAGACCTGCCGCCGCGCAGCGTCATTGTAGTGGGCGCGGAGGGCGAGGGCCTAGGCACGGCCGTAACGAAGGCCTGCGACGACATTCGCTTCATCCCGATGCGCGAAGGCGGCGCGGGCTCGCTGAACGCCTCCGTTGCGGCAAGCCTCGCTATGTTTGAATGGGCCAGAAGCAAAAGATAA
- the uvrA gene encoding excinuclease ABC subunit UvrA → MEQEIKITGAKQHNLKNINVNIPKNKLVVVTGPSGSGKSSLAFDTIYAEGQRRYVESLSSYARQFLGISDKPDVDDITGLSPAISIEQKGSNHNPRSTVGTVTEIYDYLRLLFGRAGTPHCPKCGREVHRYSVDEIIDIIFKDYAGKPLEIFSPVVKAKKGEYRNLLLKLHQQGYMRARIDGALYWLEEAVELDKKKRHTIECLIDRMRVKEENRSRLSEAIEMALKLSDGFILLATEGEADRELTEKYVCPVCEISLPDIEPRLFSFNAPDGACPDCAGLGFHSHFSEELAVNPELPIGEGGFIPWKSMKYMLVKAEKLAEKKGWDLSRPFRELAKEIQQELLYGSEEQLELVFTDKNGDWEYNGKYIGLMPWLDKRYKETESEMVKDELVRYLVEDTCATCKGKRLKPVALAVTLGKYNIADLTEMSIDEHLCVLEELHLGERERKIVGIALVEIKKRLSFLNDVGAGYLSLSRRADTLSGGESQRIRLASQIGSQLTGVLYVLDEPTIGLHPRDTNRLLDTLKAIRDLGNSVLVVEHDRDTMAAADHIVELGPEAGEHGGELVANGSAEEIMRGNSSTALYLRGEADGIWRPGPERRKPAGLISVRGARENNLKKMNIDIPLGVFASLSGVSGSGKSTFLYEVLYKGLRGKFDKDFRERCGRCDGITGYESLRNIVLVDQSPIGRTPRSNPATYTGVFTPIREFYAQLPESKLRGYQPGRFSFNVKGGRCESCGGDGVLKVSMLFLPDVYVKCDVCKGQRYNRETLEVRYKGLSIADVLDLSVDEAIEHFGGIPRIANKLKVLQESGLGYIRLGQPAPTLSGGEAQRVKLATELSKKFRGNTLYLLDEPTTGLHYTDVKKLLKLLHKLVDQGNSVLAIEHNLDVLASSDYILDLGPEGGRGGGRLIAKGTPEEVARANGPTSLYLSEFLEEMKNGDAKRER, encoded by the coding sequence TTGGAACAGGAAATAAAAATTACAGGGGCAAAACAGCACAACCTAAAAAACATAAACGTAAATATTCCAAAAAATAAACTGGTAGTCGTCACGGGGCCCTCCGGCTCTGGCAAGTCGTCGCTTGCCTTCGACACCATCTACGCGGAGGGCCAGCGGCGTTACGTTGAGTCGCTCTCCTCATACGCGAGGCAGTTTCTTGGAATATCGGACAAGCCCGACGTAGACGACATCACGGGGCTCTCTCCAGCCATTTCTATAGAACAAAAAGGCTCAAACCACAACCCGCGCTCGACGGTGGGGACGGTGACGGAGATATACGACTATCTGCGCCTCTTGTTCGGACGCGCTGGAACGCCGCACTGCCCAAAGTGCGGCCGCGAGGTGCACCGCTACAGCGTCGATGAGATAATAGACATAATTTTCAAAGATTACGCCGGCAAGCCGCTTGAAATATTCTCACCCGTCGTAAAGGCTAAAAAGGGCGAATACAGAAACCTGCTGCTGAAGCTGCACCAGCAGGGCTATATGCGCGCGCGCATCGACGGCGCACTCTACTGGCTTGAAGAGGCGGTGGAGCTGGACAAGAAAAAACGCCACACTATAGAATGTCTCATCGACAGAATGCGGGTCAAAGAGGAAAACCGTTCGCGCTTAAGCGAGGCCATCGAGATGGCGCTGAAACTTTCGGACGGCTTCATTCTGCTTGCAACGGAGGGCGAGGCCGACAGGGAGCTCACCGAAAAATATGTCTGCCCCGTCTGCGAAATAAGCCTGCCTGACATCGAGCCCAGACTTTTTTCGTTCAACGCGCCGGACGGCGCCTGCCCGGACTGCGCGGGGCTTGGCTTCCATTCGCATTTTTCAGAGGAGCTTGCGGTCAACCCGGAGCTTCCGATAGGCGAAGGCGGCTTCATCCCGTGGAAAAGCATGAAATATATGCTCGTCAAGGCGGAGAAGCTTGCGGAGAAAAAGGGCTGGGATCTGAGCCGCCCCTTCCGCGAGCTTGCGAAGGAGATACAGCAGGAGCTGCTTTACGGCTCCGAAGAACAGCTGGAACTTGTCTTCACAGATAAAAACGGCGACTGGGAGTATAACGGAAAATACATCGGCCTCATGCCGTGGCTCGACAAGCGCTATAAAGAGACTGAATCCGAGATGGTGAAGGACGAGCTTGTGCGCTATCTTGTCGAGGACACCTGCGCCACCTGCAAAGGCAAAAGGCTGAAGCCGGTCGCTCTCGCCGTGACGCTTGGAAAATACAACATAGCGGACCTGACGGAGATGTCCATAGACGAACACCTCTGTGTGCTTGAAGAGCTGCACTTGGGCGAACGCGAGAGGAAGATAGTCGGCATCGCGCTCGTTGAGATAAAAAAGCGCCTTTCGTTCCTAAACGACGTCGGCGCGGGCTATCTGAGCCTTTCGCGCCGCGCGGACACGCTCTCAGGCGGCGAGAGCCAGCGCATTCGGCTTGCGTCGCAGATAGGTTCTCAGCTCACCGGCGTCCTCTACGTGCTGGACGAGCCGACCATCGGGCTGCACCCGCGCGATACGAACCGGCTGCTTGACACGCTGAAGGCCATACGCGACCTTGGAAACTCCGTGCTAGTCGTAGAGCACGACCGCGACACGATGGCGGCGGCGGACCACATTGTAGAGCTTGGCCCGGAGGCCGGAGAGCACGGCGGCGAGCTTGTCGCAAACGGCAGCGCGGAGGAGATAATGCGCGGAAACTCAAGCACCGCGCTCTACCTGCGCGGCGAGGCGGACGGGATATGGCGCCCCGGCCCGGAGCGCAGAAAGCCCGCCGGCCTCATAAGCGTTCGCGGCGCGCGTGAGAACAACCTTAAAAAAATGAACATAGACATACCGCTTGGCGTCTTTGCCTCGCTCTCCGGCGTCTCCGGCTCCGGCAAGAGCACATTTCTATATGAGGTGCTTTACAAGGGGCTGCGCGGAAAGTTCGACAAAGATTTCCGCGAGCGCTGCGGCAGATGCGATGGCATCACAGGCTACGAATCGCTGCGCAACATCGTGCTCGTAGACCAAAGCCCCATCGGGCGCACGCCGCGCTCAAACCCCGCCACCTACACGGGGGTCTTCACGCCTATACGTGAGTTCTACGCGCAGCTGCCGGAATCAAAACTGCGCGGCTATCAGCCGGGACGTTTCAGCTTCAACGTCAAAGGCGGACGCTGCGAATCCTGCGGCGGCGACGGCGTGCTCAAGGTCTCAATGCTCTTTCTGCCGGACGTCTACGTAAAGTGCGACGTCTGCAAGGGGCAGCGCTACAACAGGGAGACGCTGGAGGTGCGCTACAAGGGGCTTTCGATAGCGGACGTGCTGGACCTCTCAGTTGACGAGGCCATCGAGCATTTCGGCGGCATCCCGCGCATTGCAAACAAACTGAAGGTGCTCCAGGAATCGGGCCTTGGGTACATAAGGCTGGGGCAGCCAGCCCCTACGCTCTCCGGCGGCGAGGCGCAGCGCGTGAAGCTGGCGACGGAGTTGAGCAAGAAATTCCGCGGCAATACGCTTTACCTGCTTGACGAACCGACGACCGGGCTGCACTATACAGACGTAAAGAAGCTGCTGAAACTGCTGCACAAGCTTGTGGATCAGGGAAATTCGGTGCTCGCCATCGAACACAACCTTGACGTGCTGGCCTCGTCCGACTACATACTGGATTTGGGCCCCGAGGGCGGGCGCGGCGGCGGCAGGCTCATCGCGAAAGGAACGCCCGAAGAGGTGGCGCGGGCAAACGGCCCTACCTCGCTCTATCTGTCAGAATTTTTGGAGGAGATGAAAAATGGCGATGCCAAGAGAGAAAGATAA
- the uvrB gene encoding excinuclease ABC subunit UvrB, with protein sequence MEDRFNLVAPFKLSGDQPQAVDKLVRSFREREGVHQTLLGVTGSGKTFTMANVIAELNRPTLVMAHNKTLAAQLYSEFKEFFPENSVNYFVSYYDYYQPEAYMPASDVYIEKDSSVNERIERLRLATTKSLLERRDVIVVASVSCIYGLGKRKNYEDAIFRFAQGERWERRAFMMRLIENYYERNDVSLVPGTFRSRGETMEIYPAYSDTALRVSFFDDEIERIDEIDPVSGHSLLRKEKVGIFPSQHYVTSSDAIQKASGAIEREMELCCSKFESEGKYLEAERLKMRTKYDLEMLLELGYCSGIENYSRYLDGREAGDPPGTLLDFFPQDALIFVDESHMTLPQVRGMYNGDRARKEVLVQHGFRLPSCLDNRPLKWDEYEPVLKNALFISATPGDYEFEHSDHVVEQLIRPTGIPDPEVEVHKATGQVDDLIAEIRPIVERGERALVSTLTKRSAEDLAEYMAELGIKVRYIHSELDTFERAELLRDLRLGVFAVLVGVNLLREGIDLPEVSLVAILDADREGYLRAHRSLIQMIGRAARNSAGRVILYADRMTDSMALALKETERRRAYQNKFNEEHGITPKTIIKSIRNLLPDELLREGEESYTGLRAASPAAETSAEDIALMERKMWEAVEKLDFESAAQLRDDIQKLKGGNAIGTGNKNYRGKTAQPKKHKRKYSKK encoded by the coding sequence ATGGAAGACAGATTTAACCTTGTAGCTCCCTTTAAGCTCTCAGGCGACCAGCCGCAGGCGGTCGATAAACTTGTTCGCTCCTTCCGCGAAAGGGAGGGCGTGCATCAGACTTTGCTTGGCGTCACGGGAAGCGGCAAGACCTTCACGATGGCGAACGTCATTGCGGAGCTGAACCGCCCTACGCTCGTAATGGCGCACAACAAAACACTCGCGGCCCAGCTTTACAGCGAGTTCAAAGAGTTCTTTCCCGAAAATTCCGTCAACTATTTCGTGAGTTACTACGATTACTATCAGCCGGAGGCCTACATGCCGGCCTCAGACGTCTATATAGAAAAAGATTCGTCCGTAAACGAACGGATAGAAAGGCTGCGCCTCGCCACGACCAAGTCGCTGCTGGAACGCAGGGACGTTATCGTAGTCGCCAGCGTCTCGTGCATCTACGGGCTGGGAAAGCGCAAGAACTACGAGGACGCCATCTTCCGTTTCGCGCAGGGCGAGCGCTGGGAGCGCCGCGCCTTCATGATGCGCCTAATAGAAAATTACTACGAGCGCAACGACGTTTCGCTCGTGCCCGGCACCTTCAGGAGCCGCGGCGAAACGATGGAGATATATCCAGCCTACAGCGACACGGCGCTGCGCGTCTCCTTCTTCGACGACGAAATTGAGCGCATAGACGAGATAGACCCGGTCTCCGGCCATTCTCTGCTGCGCAAAGAGAAGGTGGGCATCTTCCCGTCTCAGCATTACGTCACAAGCTCCGACGCCATCCAGAAGGCCTCGGGCGCAATAGAGCGCGAGATGGAGCTTTGCTGCTCGAAGTTTGAGAGCGAAGGCAAATATCTGGAGGCGGAACGCCTTAAAATGCGGACAAAGTACGACCTTGAAATGCTGCTGGAGCTGGGCTACTGCTCCGGCATAGAAAATTATTCGCGCTACCTCGACGGGCGCGAGGCGGGCGACCCTCCGGGCACGCTGCTGGACTTCTTCCCGCAGGACGCGCTCATCTTTGTAGACGAGTCGCACATGACGCTGCCTCAGGTGCGCGGCATGTACAACGGCGACCGCGCGCGCAAAGAGGTGCTTGTGCAGCACGGTTTCCGGCTTCCGTCGTGCCTCGACAACAGGCCGCTGAAATGGGACGAGTATGAGCCGGTGCTAAAAAACGCGCTCTTTATCTCCGCTACGCCCGGCGACTACGAATTTGAACACTCCGACCACGTTGTGGAGCAGCTGATCCGCCCGACCGGCATACCGGACCCGGAGGTAGAGGTGCATAAGGCGACGGGGCAGGTGGACGACCTCATAGCGGAGATACGTCCTATCGTCGAACGCGGCGAGCGCGCGCTCGTTTCAACGCTGACGAAGCGTTCCGCGGAGGACCTTGCGGAATATATGGCGGAGCTCGGCATCAAGGTGCGCTACATCCATTCCGAGCTTGACACCTTTGAGCGTGCGGAGCTTCTGCGCGACCTGCGTCTTGGCGTCTTTGCCGTGCTAGTAGGCGTCAACCTGCTTCGCGAGGGCATAGACCTGCCGGAGGTCTCGCTTGTCGCCATCCTGGACGCCGACCGCGAGGGCTATCTGCGCGCACACCGCTCGCTGATACAGATGATAGGACGAGCGGCTAGAAACAGCGCTGGGCGTGTCATACTCTACGCGGACCGAATGACGGACAGCATGGCGCTCGCGCTGAAAGAGACGGAGCGCCGCCGCGCCTATCAGAATAAATTCAACGAGGAACACGGCATCACGCCGAAGACTATAATAAAGAGCATAAGAAACCTACTGCCCGACGAACTTCTGAGGGAGGGCGAAGAAAGCTACACAGGGCTTCGCGCGGCCTCTCCGGCGGCCGAAACGAGCGCGGAGGATATCGCGCTCATGGAAAGAAAAATGTGGGAGGCGGTCGAAAAGCTGGACTTTGAGAGCGCCGCCCAGTTAAGAGACGACATACAGAAATTGAAAGGCGGAAACGCGATTGGAACAGGAAATAAAAATTACAGGGGCAAAACAGCACAACCTAAAAAACATAAACGTAAATATTCCAAAAAATAA
- the ftsH gene encoding ATP-dependent zinc metalloprotease FtsH: MKKISKNVGMYIVLIVLVVSLVNVFLGPDSSNKKSTQSDVMPYSTFMKEVNSGNVTKVKIDHEQLTGTLKSGKEFTTYILDAATLPQTVAEKGVEVEIVPPPKNSWLTALLTSLLPTLLLIGVWIYFIYNMQGGGSKVMGFAKSKAKLFLDNRPKVTFADVAGCDESKEELVEVVQFLKDPAKFTKLGAKVPRGVLLLGAPGTGKTLLSRAVAGEADVPFFSISGSDFVEMFVGVGAARVRDLFEQARKYQPCIIFIDEIDAVGRHRGAGLGGGHDEREQTLNQLLVEMDGFEAGAGIILIAATNRPDILDPALLRPGRFDRQVVVDRPDVNGRRDILKVHLKDMKIEPGVDLDVIARRTPGFVGADIANLVNEAALLSARRDKEMLGMPEFEEAIDRVMAGPERKSRIISKKEREIIAYHEAGHALVAAKIKGSDPVHKISIIPRGHMALGYTLQLPEEDRFLVSRQELSDKICVLLGGRVAEKICFGDVTTGASNDLERATQIARQMVTQFGMSDKLGLVTLGRKQHEVFLGHDIVDDRNYSEEIAHMIDVEIRALVDGSMNKAHEILTENRERLELITKLLLEKEILEGDELDELLGYPKKEHAAPQENSAEAAKPEKDKEPDAEDKKDKEPEEGEPDSKAVLNEAPDIEELVDRNMNAPMDEKK, from the coding sequence TTGAAGAAGATATCTAAAAACGTGGGGATGTACATTGTCCTCATCGTGCTTGTCGTCAGCCTTGTCAATGTATTTCTCGGCCCCGACAGCTCGAATAAAAAATCAACACAGAGCGACGTGATGCCCTACAGCACCTTTATGAAGGAGGTAAACTCCGGCAATGTCACAAAGGTGAAGATAGATCACGAACAGCTTACGGGAACGCTGAAATCCGGCAAGGAGTTCACGACCTATATACTGGACGCGGCGACTCTGCCGCAGACTGTCGCGGAAAAGGGCGTCGAGGTGGAGATAGTGCCTCCGCCGAAGAACTCATGGCTTACGGCGCTTCTGACGTCGCTGCTTCCGACGCTGCTTCTCATTGGCGTCTGGATATACTTCATATACAACATGCAGGGCGGCGGCAGCAAGGTGATGGGCTTTGCGAAGAGCAAGGCGAAGCTGTTCCTTGACAACCGTCCAAAGGTCACCTTCGCGGACGTCGCCGGCTGCGACGAATCCAAAGAGGAGCTTGTGGAGGTCGTGCAGTTCCTTAAAGACCCGGCCAAGTTCACAAAGCTCGGCGCGAAGGTGCCGCGCGGCGTACTGCTGCTGGGCGCGCCCGGAACGGGAAAAACGCTGCTTTCGCGCGCAGTGGCGGGCGAGGCGGACGTGCCGTTCTTCAGCATCAGCGGCTCCGATTTTGTTGAAATGTTTGTCGGCGTGGGTGCCGCCCGCGTGCGCGACCTATTTGAGCAGGCGAGGAAATATCAGCCCTGCATCATCTTCATAGACGAAATAGACGCGGTAGGACGCCATCGCGGAGCTGGGCTCGGCGGCGGACACGACGAACGCGAACAGACGCTGAACCAGCTTCTTGTCGAGATGGACGGCTTTGAGGCGGGCGCCGGCATCATACTGATAGCCGCGACGAACAGACCCGACATCCTTGACCCGGCGCTGCTGCGCCCGGGCCGCTTCGACCGTCAGGTCGTAGTAGACCGTCCCGACGTGAACGGACGCCGCGACATCCTGAAAGTCCACCTTAAAGATATGAAGATAGAGCCCGGCGTCGACCTTGACGTCATCGCGCGCCGCACGCCCGGATTTGTCGGCGCGGACATTGCGAACCTCGTGAACGAAGCGGCGCTTCTTTCCGCGCGCCGCGACAAAGAGATGCTGGGGATGCCGGAATTTGAAGAGGCGATAGACCGCGTCATGGCGGGCCCGGAGCGCAAAAGCCGCATAATCAGCAAAAAGGAACGCGAGATAATCGCCTACCACGAAGCTGGGCACGCGCTGGTGGCCGCCAAGATAAAGGGCAGCGACCCGGTGCACAAGATCTCTATAATACCGCGCGGACATATGGCGCTCGGCTACACGCTCCAACTGCCGGAGGAGGACAGGTTCCTCGTCTCGCGTCAGGAGCTCTCCGATAAAATATGCGTGCTGCTCGGCGGCCGCGTCGCGGAGAAAATATGCTTCGGCGACGTGACGACGGGCGCGTCGAACGACCTTGAACGCGCCACTCAGATAGCGCGTCAGATGGTGACGCAGTTCGGCATGAGCGACAAGCTCGGCCTAGTCACGCTCGGCAGAAAGCAGCACGAAGTATTCCTCGGGCATGACATCGTGGACGACCGCAACTACAGCGAAGAGATAGCGCACATGATAGATGTTGAGATCCGCGCTCTGGTCGACGGCAGCATGAACAAGGCGCACGAGATACTTACGGAAAACCGCGAGCGTCTTGAGCTGATAACGAAGCTGCTGCTTGAAAAAGAGATACTCGAAGGCGACGAGCTCGACGAACTTCTGGGCTACCCGAAGAAGGAACACGCAGCGCCGCAGGAAAACAGCGCGGAGGCGGCCAAGCCTGAAAAGGACAAGGAGCCGGACGCGGAAGATAAAAAAGACAAAGAACCGGAGGAGGGCGAGCCTGATTCCAAGGCGGTTCTGAACGAAGCGCCGGACATAGAAGAGTTGGTCGACAGAAACATGAACGCGCCAATGGACGAAAAGAAATAA
- the hpt gene encoding hypoxanthine phosphoribosyltransferase, whose product MEYRIGRVLISEEKLREKVKELGERIRRDYAGKRVICVCVLKGAVVFFADLVREIGPEVDVQLDFLAISSYGASTKSSGVVKIQKDLNTDIQGKHVIIVEDILDTGLSLSYMSKLLKERSPESLEICVLLDKVERRTQPVEVKYTGFTIPDEFVIGYGLDYNGDFRQLKAVHIAEPAE is encoded by the coding sequence TTGGAATATAGAATAGGAAGAGTTTTGATTTCCGAAGAAAAGCTGAGGGAAAAGGTAAAAGAACTCGGCGAACGTATCCGCAGGGACTACGCGGGCAAGAGAGTGATATGCGTCTGCGTTTTGAAGGGCGCGGTGGTCTTTTTCGCGGACCTTGTGCGCGAGATAGGCCCTGAAGTCGACGTCCAGCTGGATTTCCTTGCGATCTCCTCCTACGGCGCTTCGACGAAGAGCAGCGGAGTCGTAAAGATACAGAAGGACCTGAACACGGATATACAGGGAAAGCACGTTATAATCGTTGAAGACATCCTTGACACGGGGCTTTCGCTCTCCTACATGAGCAAGCTGCTCAAAGAAAGAAGTCCAGAGTCGCTGGAGATATGCGTACTGCTTGACAAGGTCGAGCGCCGCACCCAGCCGGTCGAGGTGAAATATACAGGATTTACCATACCAGACGAATTTGTCATAGGATACGGGCTGGATTACAACGGAGATTTTCGTCAGCTTAAGGCGGTGCACATCGCCGAACCGGCGGAATAA